A window of the Gossypium hirsutum isolate 1008001.06 chromosome A03, Gossypium_hirsutum_v2.1, whole genome shotgun sequence genome harbors these coding sequences:
- the LOC107886372 gene encoding protein CHROMATIN REMODELING 19: MKRVFEEISDEEWENHSFKPSRVLKKNPNPPPIESFAFNSQTQASFSDQSSDDCVEIEHLADDSNLEDDVEPEDAGPINRARRFVVDEDDDDEEDGDGRDSNENGFEELYDVESSEEEQLQEDDVVGKALQKCAKISAELRKELYGSSGASCERYAEVEASSVRIVTQNDIDAACAVVDPEFQPVLKPYQLVGVNFLLLLHRKGIGGAILADEMGLGKTIQAITYLTLLKHLKNDPGPHLIVCPASLLENWERELKKWCPSFSVLQYHGAGRASYSKELSYLSKAGLPPPFNVLLVCYSLFERHSVQQKDDRKILKRWKWSCVLMDEAHALKDKNSYRWKNLMSVARNAKQRLMLTGTPLQNDLHELWSLLEFMMPDLFATEDVDLKKLLNAEDRELIGRMKSILGPFILRRLKSDVMQQLVPKIQRVEYVIMEKHQENAYREAIEEYRTISRARIAKLSEPDLNNIIGIIPRRQISNYFVQFRKIANHPLLVRRIYDDDDVGRFAKRLHSIGVFECTLDRVVEELKNYSDFSIHQLLLRYGITGGKGTLSDEHVMLSAKCQALAELLPSLKRSGHRVLIFSQWTSMLDILEWTLDVIGVTYRRLDGSTQVTDRQTIVDDFNNDTSIFACLLSTRAGGQGLNLTGADTVVIHDLDFNPQIDRQAEDRCHRIGQTRPVTIYRLVTKGTVDENVYEIAKRKLTLDAAVLESGLDVGNKDNTSEKTMGQILSSLLMS, from the exons atgaaGCGCGTTTTCGAGGAAATCTCAGACGAAGAATGGGAGAACCACTCTTTCAAGCCTTCTCGTGTTTTGAAGAAAAACCCTAATCCTCCTCCAATTGAGTCTTTCGCTTTCAATTCCCAAACTCAGGCTAGCTTTTCCGACCAAAGCAGCGATGATTGTGTCGAAATCGAACATTTGGCTGATGATTCCAACTTGGAAGACGACGTTGAGCCCGAGGATGCCGGGCCGATCAACCGTGCGCGTCGATTCGTCGTTGATGAAGACGATGACGACGAAGAAGATGGTGATGGAAGAGACAGCAATGAGAATGGTTTTGAGGAGCTGTATGACGTTGAGTCGAGTGAAGAGGAGCAATTGCAAGAGGATGACGTGGTGGGGAAGGCGTTGCAGAAGTGTGCGAAAATATCTGCGGAGCTACGGAAGGAGCTGTATGGGAGTTCCGGTGCTTCTTGCGAGCGATACGCCGAAGTAGAAGCTTCTTCAGTGAGAATCGTTACACAG AATGATATTGATGCAGCATGTGCAGTGGTGGACCCGGAATTTCAGCCAGTTCTCAAGCCATATCAACTGGTTGgtgtaaattttcttcttctGTTGCATCGTAAGGGCATTGGTGGAG CTATATTGGCAGATGAGATGGGTCTTGGGAAAACCATTCAG GCTATTACATATCTGACTTTGCTGAAACATCTGAAAAATGATCCTGGTCCTCATTTAATAGTTTGTCCTGCCTCACTTTTGGAAAACTGGGAAAGAGAACTTAAGAAGTGGTGCCCCTCATTTTCTGTACTTCAGTATCATGGTGCTGGCCGAGCATCTTATTCAAAAGAGTTGAGTTATTTGTCCAAAGCTGGATTGCCACCTCCATTTAATGTTCTTCTTGTGTGTTATTCACTTTTTGAAAGACACAG TGTGCAGCAGAAGGATGACCGTAAAATTCTGAAACGATGGAAATGGAGCTGCGTGCTAATGGATGAGGCCCATGCTTTGAAGGACAAGAACAGCTACAGGTGGAAAAATCTAATGTCAGTTGCTCGAAATGCAAAGCAGCGTCTTATGCTAACAGGCACACCACTGCAAAATGATTTACAT GAGCTGTGGTCTTTGCTAGAGTTCATGATGCCCGACCTTTTTGCCACTGAGGATGTAGATCTGAAGAAGCTACTAAATGCAGAAGATAGGGAGCTAATTGGTCGTATGAAGTCCATCTTGGGACCATTCATCTTGAGGCGTTTGAAATCAGATGTGATGCAGCAGCTTGTCCCAAAGATACAGCGG GTTGAGTATGTGATTATGGAAAAGCATCAAGAAAATGCTTATAGGGAAGCTATAGAAGAGTATCGCACAATTTCGCGAGCACGCATTGCAAAGTTATCAGAGCCTGACTTGAATAATATCATTGGGATTATTCCTCGACGTCAGATCTCTAACTATTTTGTTCAGTTTCGCAAG ATTGCAAATCATCCATTATTAGTGAGGCGaatatatgatgatgatgatgttggtCGCTTCGCTAAAAGGTTACATTCGATTGGTGTTTTTGAATGTACCTTGGACAGAGTAGTTGAGGAATTAAAGAATTACAGTGACTTTTCCATTCATCAG CTTTTACTTCGTTATGGAATTACTGGTGGTAAAGGAACTCTTTCTGATGAACATGTTATGCTTTCTGCTAAATGCCAg GCATTAGCAGAGCTTCTCCCTTCACTCAAGAGAAGTGGGCACCGTGTTCTGATTTTTAGCCAGTGGACATCAATGCTTGATATCTTAGAGTGGACTTTAGATGTGATTGGGGTTACATATAGACGGCTTGATGGAAG CACTCAGGTGACCGATAGGCAGACTATAGTTGACGATTTCAATAATGACACTTCTATATTTGCGTGCTTGTTGTCCACGAGAGCTGGAGGGCAAGGTTTGAACTTAACAGGAGCTGATACTGTAGTTATTCATGACCTGGATTTTAATCCACAGATAGACCGACAGGCTGAAGATCGCTGCCATCGAATTGGCCAAACAAGGCCAGTTACCATATACAG GCTGGTTACGAAAGGTACAGTTGATGAGAATGTTTATGAGATTGCAAAAAGGAAGTTGACTCTTGATGCAGCGGTGCTAGAGTCTGGATTGGATGTAGGCAATAAAGATAACACATCTGAGAAAACAATGGGGCAGATATTATCATCCCTACTTATGAGCTAG